The Etheostoma spectabile isolate EspeVRDwgs_2016 chromosome 4, UIUC_Espe_1.0, whole genome shotgun sequence sequence GACTGACACTTTGGGAAGGTTACCCCACAGCTAATCCTGTCTAATCCCTTCCATGGTCACAAGCTCAGccagccatccatccacccatccagccagccagccagacCATGCTGCTTCACCCATCTCCCCCCTGCCTTACCCTCTTTCTCCACTCTCACCCTCATGATTACAGCAAGCACACGCTCTACGACCTGGCTCATCCCTGTCCTCCTTCAACCCTCTTCCATGCTCCTTTAGCTTGCAAGATAAGAGCCTGAGACCCCTGGTAATCTGTTTTGCTTGTTTGGCAATGTCAGTCATGTCAATACTATCCTTCTGCTTCATCTACCTCAGTGCTGTACTATAGccatattcataaaatgtatacataaaATTTCTGTATATTATGTTCTATACGGACAGTTTGCCAGGCCCGCCTCACCCCTCTGTTGTCTGTTCCTCACTCGCCACCTCCTGAATCTCTCACCCTCATGGGTAAAAGCTCAATCAAGCACGCAGCCACCAAACAGGTGTGAACACTTCTCCTAACTTCACTCAAGCATTCCCAAAGACCGTCCCGTCTCTTCTCTTTCAATCCTGACACAGCCTGTATTCATTACAAGGATCGGCAGCTAGAGACAACCAGAAGCTGCTGGTTTGAACCTCTTACTTATCCTGTCTGACTTACTTAAATCAGCTCTACCTGCTGCTCCAGCCAAGACAATTGACAGTCCGCCTTCATCCTTCTcacctttaaaaccttttacCATCCTCTACTCCCCCAGGACCAGTGTGGAGTAGCCAGTAAACCTACCACTTTTCTGTTGCAGAGCAAAACTACTACAGTAATTGAAAAAACGACATACATTAGATAATAATACTCTATTCATCTCACAATGGGGAAATTTACTTGTTAAAGCAGCAGTTTtccacagtaaaaaaacaaacaaacaaacatgcaaacaaacaacagacaatatgcaaaaagtactgaatgaatgtgaagtggcattatataaaaggttatatattattatagtagtcatagtacaaaaaatattgcaatgtaagtaagtggcgtgaaataaaattgaatgatatgtaattaattaatatagtaaaagtaagtaaccattaaataaatgatattgaagtgtaaccaaaatataaataatattgaaattgTAAGTACTCGAAAtggaaaaatagaaatacagataataaaatatacattcattcattcggTACAACAATTAAGGACATGCATGAAGAACTGCATAATTAGTAGGAAGATGATCTTAATTTAGGGCCCAATCTTAATGTTCAGATTTGATAATCTGTAAGCGAGCCAATTTCTTATTCTggatattttacagttttatacATATTTCTACTTCCCATTAGCCTGTTGCTAATCATGACTGGCCAGTATATGGCACACTTGTAGGTCTGGGTTCCTCTGTGCTTTAAGATTAACCATTTAGAGAGGCTGCCTGCTCAGCTGTCCTTCCTCACATGCCACGGCATTAGACCTGGTGACACCTCAGTCCTCTGTGCTGgccgttccccccccccactctctcgTCCCCCTTTGCTTCTCCACTCCCTGTCGTCTCTTTGATGAAGGGATTGAGTTTCATGTGTTCTCCTTTTATCCCTGAGCAGTCATAAGCCCAGAGCATAACTCATAAACTGCCTTCTGATTCTAATCTGCAGCACTTTGCTTCTCACAATGGGACACGCAGGCAACAATGACATCAGCCTAGTAGTTGCTCTATAATGGCCGGACAATCACACAAATGTACAGTGAATGaacaaaatgaattaataaaaacaaacaaaacaggtgTTGCAGATTAAGAATGTCATGCAGTCAGTGAACAACGCTACTAGCTACGCCAAGCTCTACTGAGGACAGCGGACAGTGGCAGACAATTTATAGCATTTATCCCAAAGTGGGCCAAGATGAGGCTATTCCTAACTACCCCTGTTGCCTTGCCTGACTCAAACCTTATCCATCTTAATTCGGAACAAACCCAGGACTGCTGCTCTGTCTCAATTTACAAACCAAATAGCCCGTTTTAGAGGTAAACTAAGCAACGGTCTGCATTTATGAGCCTCGACAGGCGATCTGAGAACATGTCAACCAGAATGGGGTGAGATGAGAAACCGCCTTCCAAAGTGGAGTAAACTAGCAAGGTAGATGGGATTGGGTCCCTCAGACTGCTTCAAAATGAACATgtatggaccaaagtggtggtaaatgtaaatgtacaacaGATTCAGATAGCAGGAACACTTGATCAGTTGTCCAAGCATCTGACAAACTGTCAGTCCCTTAACCACTGGCAGGGGGAGAGGCTGATTGgaatagacagacagatggaggaaAGGGTGAAGGAGGATGAAGATTAATAGAGAAGGAcaagaagatgaggaggagaggaaaatagAAAAGGAGGTAAATAGGGGCTATATTGAGACCTAGTTTGGGAAAGGGTGGGTTTTGTGGGAGGTGGGTAGAActgaagcatgtgtgtgtggatgtgggtTTAGTGTGTGTATAGCTTTTTGAGCGGTTTGAATAAGCTCATGTGATGTAGCCCAGTATAATATTCATCTATAATCTCCTTGGCATGCTTGATAACACAGGCACACAACATTGTTCCTTCATTCACTTCCACTTTCCATTGGGTTTTTCCCTTACTTTTTTGACCTTTGCATGATGTTAAAAGATTCCCTATTGAAActcgcacagacacacattcacacctggaagCTACCTGATACAACCACAGTCTGTGGGTTAAAGGTCCTGCTTGAGGGCACGTCAGTGCTGGTGATGGTGGAGggagaaacttttttttatacccAGACTTATTTATCCTGCTTGTCCAGGGACAAAATGGGCTACGGTCCTTTCACAATCCGATTTTAACCATGGCCAACTGGTACATCGATTACGATGGTggaaagatttttaaaaaatacacagacTCAGATTTGCCAAAGCTGCGTTACTCAGTTCAATTCGGTCAGCGTTGTTAGGGCTTTTCTatagcaacacaaacacacacaggctttcTTATTCAGTCCCCTTTGACACAATTCTCGCTGCCTTACACTGatatacattttatgaatatacacaatataataTTCATTAGTTTAAGCCTGGGTTGGTTTCTACAATGTTAAGgaaaatagaggaaaatagaGTCAAATCTACACAAAAGTACAGAATTAGGCTCTAGGGAACTTTTGGACAAAAAGCCCTTTGCAGATCCTACTTAAGGGGGCAACAGGCCAGCTCGTGTCTAAAAAGGCCGTAATCACAGGTGCACTCATAATgccagaaagacaacacaaagcaaCAACCCCCGCCCACCATTACATATTCACATCCAGCGGGTCAAAAAGGTAACACAACTCTGTTATGAGGCCTGAGTAAGTACCAGATGCCAGTCAAACGCAGAAAGATGAGCCTACTAATAATCTTCTGTGAAAGGTGTGTTACAAATTTCATAAGGTTGGCCAACATCACACTCTTTGTTTGGCTCAAACAGGGGATGAGGGAACATGAGAGAATAAGAAACAGGATGAGGGTACGTGATGTAGAGAATATGCTGCCTCTGGGTGCAGCCGTCAGGGAGAAGTTGGAAACATTGAAAATGAGGGCCTCACTTTAAAATCAAAGGCTGGATCAAAGTGCTGGCTAACATCCCCGCAACACCCACCCACACTCATTCACACagattctctctctcattctctctctctcagaaaaTGAGCCCAAGAGATGAAACACCTTCACAATACAAAGGCTAAACTGAGACAAAACTCTGCAGCAACCAACTAGTTGTGtatgactctgtgtgtgtgcatgtgtgacatCTAATCCTGTGGGAACTGGTGTGACAGGCCAGAGAAATACCCAATTGTAGTCCCACGTTATCTCTGGTTCAGTTGTATATAGAGCTGCTCTCTTCTGATGCAAAACTGTGACCAATCTGTTATAGGGACCCAAATGTGGAATTCAAACTAAACCACCTGTAAAAACACATGATGCACGTATGATTCCAAAAAATACTGCACTGTCTAGTAACAGTAACTGATGATTAGGCGAATGTGCCCATCAAACATACAATGTTGTCCCATTTAATTGTATTGAATTGATGAATACTAAATACAATAATTCCCTAAATTACTGAAATTGAGAAAGAATAGAAAAATGCACATCCAAACCAAGCTTTAGGATCTCAAGCTGACACTTCTGATGTGATAAAAATTAGCTCCTGTATTAAGACCTACACTGACACCTGCTGGTCAGCCAGTATATGGGACGTCTGGAATGAAGACTGCTCTATTCCTAAATTGCACCACGTGTAGTCTCTCtttgccagaccgtcctccaaAACGTGCtagaggagagtctggctactccgCATAGCATTcgaggatgggaggaaaacctgCTCCGGTTTCttggcctttctttaaaccaatcacaattttcTTGGGGCGGTGCTAAGCATCGGAGAAAAGCAGCGGTGCAGCTCCAAAATAGGCTCGGaacaaacttgttttggtgaaacgtatgtttgtatgtttaaaagttgttttagtcgtgcaacagaaaactcagattggacagatagtctagctagctgtctggatttacccttcagagatctgaagatcagttaaccaaagtcctcagaaatccaccagagtttagaattccaacacaaaggaagcccaaggcaacggatatccggcctaaatgagtgaaatcggGCGGATTTTCTGGCGGCAATAGAGCATTCCGGAGGTGGAACATCAAGGATGTAGACTACACAACATGTTACTGTTGGCATaactcacatacagtataagtgTCTGACGGATCGTTTTCCAATCTACCAGTGTGTTCTGCGTGTGACCTCTACGCATGTGAGACCTGCGTGATCACACTGAATATAGAAATAATGGGAACCACTTGCAGCATAGCAACTGCATGGATGAAAATGAACTGTAACAGATAGTACATTTCATTAAGAGTGTGGAAATCAGACACCAGagatctaaataaaaaaataatgtggacAATTGTGGAACAGGACACAAGCGCAATATCACATTATTAAGTGATCAATGGGATTCATGGCCCGCAAAAACCATCAGAATCCATGTGACACTCATTAGTCTCATGACTGACCTTTGGCACATGTGGATTGAACTCAACAGCTCTGTGTATGGCCTCCACAGCATTCATCTCTGCTGTGCTTAGCCCTCTCCGAGACGCTGCCTCTGGAGAGAACCTGAGACAGAACACCACATGTGACACACTGTTGCTGCTCCCAATGTTATTAAATGCTGCTGTTTGAGCAGCCATATTATAACAGTTCTTAACCAAAGGGACGCATACTTATCTGATACAGCCCGTGCTTTTAACAGTGCAGATGTGTAGCATATAGTGGCGGATTTCGGCAAGCTGATGTCTACAATGGCAGGAGGAAATTGAGGTCACATATGTCATACATTTTCAAGATTGATTTATTAGCACAAACATAGTATGATTAAAGTGCGTCACCATCATATTTGGCAAGGACTGCTTGGACATCAGCATATGCCTGAAGCTCTAGAAGTGCCTCCAAGAGGTTTTCATGTATATTTAACATTCCCAAAAGTGGAAACTCCTTCATTAACTGTGGGCAGAGAAAATATCTTACATTAACCATGCAATTTGTTAGTACTGCTTTACTGCCAttgttttaaatacagtaaacaGGCCTCAGTTACTCCGTTGCATGAGTAATTGGACATTCGCAAACTATAGTTATAAGCATTATGAGGTGCTActatgaaaaaaagaacaactcaCATCTCTCATCATTTTCACCGCTTCTTTAATCCGTCCCAGCTTGCGTGCACACATTGCCAGTCTGCGTTTAATGTACACCAGTAAGTTGATATCTTTTCCTGCTGTGGATGGCAAACAGAAAATATGAGACATTTAACAAACAAATCACATATCGGTCCATAgaaatttaaacattaataacatGGATCAAATTGTAATATGTTGTATAATACAATTTCATATAGTGATGTACGATTAGTAAACCACGATAAAAAGGCTGACAATAACAATTaccgttttcatttaaaatatcattacTATCACGCTggattaccacggtgtggaaaccgtgtgtttaatccttcccagctttaTCCAAGTCTCCTGAAGTTACCGCGCGGGCGCACTGCGTAGCCTACAATGTGCGTTGcttgaagttggaatcatggCAGAAGGAGGAGACGACAGTgctcaggacatttatcagcccTCTAAGAGGACTAAGTCTGAAGCATGGGCATATTCTGGTTATTATAAGAATGTCAAAGGACAGTTGATTGAAGACAGTTATTCTGTCTGCAGAACGTGCAGGAAAAAAGTTGCTGCTAAAGGCAtcaaacacacttttaaaaatacagcaatAATGTCAAAAACGTAAcaattttggtcactataactgTGAGGTTCAATTttcataccgttacatccctaaCTTCATACTACATTTTGACGTCTTGTGTGAAGGAAAAGCATTGATAGAATACTGCACTTGTGATTACATCCTTCATCACAGGTGGGTGTGGAAAGATCTCTCATCTAACTAGGCATCTACCTGCTACTGTGCCTCATGGTGTATAATGGGTGAGTACTTAATGCATATTGAAATCCATTCTTACCAATACTTAGTGCTTTTTTGAACAGGCGCTCAGCTTCTGTGATGGTTGTGGCTTCTTCCTCTGCTAAGAGCACATAGGCTGCAGCACATCTGCACACATGTAGGAAACAAAGGGACAGATTTTTTAACAGCCCATACCATTTGCACGCACATCAAAACATAATGCAATCAAGACATTGACTTGAGTATGAAGGCGCCAATAAAAAACCCATATCATTATATGAATGACAATCCCAGTTCCTTACTTtgagttagggctgcacaattcagaaaatgtcacaattcaaTACGATTTCGATTTTTAGGCTCACAATTCGATTAAAAATCGATGCACGAATCAAAAACgattctcaatttaaaaaaacgatTCAGTTTGTAAaggtagttacttttcccatgtgatagtatacatGCCATCAGGTTGGGAATTTTCCCACCAGCCACAGTGGTTGGTGGATGCTCTATTTTAACAGCCTATTTTTCTGGAATAGaaatttataaaagaaagtgcACTAGCATATTTTGATTTGcttcaatacattatttatttgaattaataattcatatttcattAATATAGGCATATTTTATTGCCACACTATGCTCCTGGGGTCCCGTCTTCGCCAGCTGTATGGCAGTGCACTTGATATGAGATGACTTGTGGTCTTTTATTGCCTCTAATTTAAGGTTAGCTGTTCCTCTAACAAACAAATTCTTTACATTTTCCAGAGCATGGACTGGTCGTCGGGAAGGAAGGCTAACCATTCCCTCGTTTACCTTTGTCTTCAATGCGCCACCTGTTTAAAAagtaccttctctttttctttactttgcccTTAACAGTTTGTACATTCCTAGCTACTGCTGACTCCAGGGCGGGCCTCTTAACACCGAGGATATGgcgccaatttttttttacagataattttccttttgtctGTACCTCAGTGCATCTATATGTGTCACAGCCTAGTGCTGAAAACCACTCCAcccgccactgtggctggtatacAAGGCAAAGTCAGTACCCACCAATGAATGGGGGCGGGTGCtaatttcccacaatgcacgccattacaaaacaaatttttggaattctacgagtcgattttgaatctgtagagcttgaatcgcaaTAAGAATGtgaagagatttgtttttgttgcacacCCTTACTTTGAGTGCTTGCATGTTAACTTCATTACAAAAGTAGATGCTATTTAAAAGATATGTTTATAGATACAGTATTTAGGTAGACAATATAGAACATGTGTGATAATGTGTAAGAGTAGGACTCACTCATGGTTCATTTCTATGGCCTGGTAAGCTGCTCTGATCCTGGCTTGaggatttctctctctccaggctTTCTGCATCACTGAAATGAGATGATGAACTCAAGCCTATTATAGGTGCCACCTTACAGTCTTGACATCTTTCATTGTATGTGTCCAAGTCAAAAGCaccaaaacataaacaaaaagcCTTTCTTTCTGAACATTTTCAAAGAACCAGAGATTTTTGATCTTAGATCTTTTCCAGTCAAAtagatatcttttttttcttcttcatatttttttttattaaactgggGATTTAGTTTGCATATGATTAACTCACCAGCATCCTCTGGTCTTAACTGCGGAGTGTCTCCTGTGAAGAAAGTCTGATGGTCTTGAGCCGACAGGTTCATATCATAGTATGTTAAGGGTTCCTTCCCTGTTACCCAGGTATACCTGTAGTGtaacatataaaacacaaactgttTTGCTACAGTTGTGTACAGTTTTGCCACAATGAATTACATTAAATTGTCTTTCTCCAAACCCCAAAGTAAGCTTAAGAGGGTATGCATCTTTATGTATAGTTTCACATTATGAACCATCCATTTTAAGTAGTATCACACATACCTGTTGTATTCTGCTCCTCTGAACAGATTCAAAGGATTCCTCCAGACCTTACACTCTACCGAAAGAAATATATTGTTATTACTGCTATAGTATTATATCTGTTATAGTTTGTACTATAAACATATTTACCTGAAACACTGGGCCTAGGCTCTGCCTCTCCATTAACTGATGCAAACAGACCAGTCGTGGAGCTGCTCTCCACTCCACCCAGAAGAGGACGCAGGTGGCTCACTGATACTTGTTCAATGAATGAGGTCCCATATTTACGAAAATACCACCACTCAAATATCTGCGGTGAGAACACATATGGCAACAACATGCTTTACACTACAAGTATATGATAACACAACAATTACTCAGTTATCCCTTAGTGACAATTGCTATCATATAACTAGAGAGTCTCGTAGTCTACCATGGCCCCCTTTCAAAGCTACAAAGAAATTATTTATCTTGTGCAATTTAACATCTCTCCAAATTGCCATAAAACACAAACGACACAATGCTCTGTCATTGTAATGACAATGGACTTGCCagctgacatttttgttaagtGAGTACtaccttttatttttcttctttgacaaaaatctgtcaatTGTGTACATTACATAAGCTCAGCACCATGAGTGATCGTGCATTCTGCTCTGCCGCTCCTCGGACTTGGAATGCACTCCGTGACCatctgaggacaccacagactattgagacttttaaaaaaggactaaaaacatttatttttagcagaacttatgagttttaaccttgcacaaaaatgtcgtcgcactatttatagatattttactctgatgttttttcaccttgcttttatgatcttacctgtggcactttgagatttgtttaaatgtaaagtgcattacaaataaaatgcattattattattataatttttattacaTGTTATTTTTATGTCTGCATACACCTGGCTAACCTTAATCTACGTAGCCTTGCTAACACTCTTGTTTGTTTATTGCTTCCAAATTATTCTGATTCATTCACCTTTTGTTCCACATTATATCTGTATTGTATTTAATGGTGACACGGTCCTCTAAAACAAGGCTTCCGCTCATATATGTCTAATGAGTGACTCCTGAATAAGAGTTTAGGAATTAGGACGAGGCCATTGCAAGTTGTGTATGCCATTTGCATTATtagcaaatacatttatttttttgatgcaAAGGGTAACTAACTATTTAACATATGTTCTACGATGCACTAAATAACTAAGGTGATAACTTACAAGGATGAGTCcagagatgagagaggaggTTCCAGTGAGAGCCACATAGAATTTGGGGGTCAGTGTATTCAGAAACACTGAGGCTGAAAGAAGAGGTGACAGTCAGGATAGTGTCACAATGCAACCAGAGCTGTGAGAAGTTGGGACCATGCAATAACGTGCACGTCAGTGCCAACAGAAAACCATCGGCAGTGGGTCTAGTAGACAGTAGCAGGTGACATAAAGACCAAAGCAgcataaaataatacattacCGAATTACGACAAGGGTACATACAATACACGCTGCCgttagaaaatgaaataaataggAGCTGGCAATggatatgtaaaaaaaactcgaGTTGAATTTAACCAGAAATTCGCCTCTATTCGTGTTTGAATGAGTCAGACACCGAACTGTCAAAACAACAGCTCCCGCTTGCTGTCGGCTAAAGAAAGATACCAAAAGGCTAACAATAGCTAGCTAGCATTCAAATTAATTCACCTGAGGTGAGAGTTTCCTGCAGTTTCAGCGGGCTCCACAGGACGTATATCATGATCAGCACCATGCCGAACCAAATGAAGCACACATAGGTCCATGACCAAGAGAGCCAAGACTTTAATTTCTCTGTAAATCCGAGAGATTGGGGATTACTGCCAGCGGTGTCCTCCATGTTTCTCCGGATGCCTGTAAACACAGTCACGTGATCTATAAGTAAAACGACTTCTATTTTGAAATCGCTGCAAAAATCCACTTCCGGTGACTACAGAAAGACTAGTCGTTCATTTTTATACACGAATAGCATGTGTTGTTTGTTCATTGTCTAAACAGAGATCGTTGGTCAAACGTTTTCTGCAGCTGAGTTTAACATAAATCCAAGCCTATGTCTGGCTTTGGAGAATGAGCAAGTGACAAGATATTCCAAAACATTGACTTTAGCTGCGTATAGGGACCAATTATAGAATATGTAATTAACAAATGAGATacaattttatttgtttaactcATAACATTTAGCAATACAAGTACGTAGCCTA is a genomic window containing:
- the st7l gene encoding suppressor of tumorigenicity 7 protein-like, whose product is MEDTAGSNPQSLGFTEKLKSWLSWSWTYVCFIWFGMVLIMIYVLWSPLKLQETLTSASVFLNTLTPKFYVALTGTSSLISGLILIFEWWYFRKYGTSFIEQVSVSHLRPLLGGVESSSTTGLFASVNGEAEPRPSVSECKVWRNPLNLFRGAEYNRYTWVTGKEPLTYYDMNLSAQDHQTFFTGDTPQLRPEDAVMQKAWRERNPQARIRAAYQAIEMNHECAAAYVLLAEEEATTITEAERLFKKALSIAGKDINLLVYIKRRLAMCARKLGRIKEAVKMMRDLMKEFPLLGMLNIHENLLEALLELQAYADVQAVLAKYDDISLPKSATICYTSALLKARAVSDKFSPEAASRRGLSTAEMNAVEAIHRAVEFNPHVPKYLLEMKSLILPPEHILKRGDSEAVAYAFFHLQHWKRAEGALNLLHCTWEGTFRIIPYPLEKGHLFYPYPGCTETADRELLPSFHEVSVYPKKELPFFILFTAGLCSFTAMLAMLTHQFPELMGVFAKAFFSTLFAPLGFFADKMESFMPSSFWHQLTRI